A single genomic interval of Amycolatopsis albispora harbors:
- a CDS encoding PQQ-binding-like beta-propeller repeat protein yields MPEPHAEAVTPENVLATSSAQEEVAAPVKPPVKARKSPWNRGRDKAIAAGLVVAVLAGAAVVWLTSDSRATVSETAAAAPTLPDAPTEVPGTLTELWRAASPATPVPVAEGTAVVTGNGGEVAGRDPMTGQVRWRYARDLPLCTVAGAWSKAVALYHKDVNCSEVTQLDPGTGKRTALRNGDAELGTQLIDDGSYVTTTGTKLLNTWRDDLVRSMEYGEVPALMNPNKQPRTGCTYSSVAAGSGKVGVVEQCPADPADRLTLMKATPKESDQPEVSYSSVTAGRGVRLVAISGDSTAVALPEQNLLVIYDQDGNQRTAYPLELPPADRGAPQGKVQPVTKSTGGFYWFTGSKTVALSRDNLSPLWTLNGTLGPAVGFAGQLVVPVPGGLAVIEEATGRTIRTIGVDRHGYAGPVRLAALGPVLLEQRGDTLAALR; encoded by the coding sequence GTGCCCGAGCCCCACGCCGAAGCGGTAACGCCCGAGAACGTGCTGGCCACCTCGTCCGCGCAGGAGGAGGTGGCCGCTCCGGTGAAACCGCCGGTCAAGGCCCGCAAGTCGCCGTGGAACCGCGGCCGCGACAAGGCGATCGCCGCCGGGCTCGTGGTCGCGGTGCTGGCCGGCGCCGCGGTGGTGTGGCTGACGAGTGACAGCCGCGCCACCGTCTCGGAGACCGCGGCCGCCGCGCCCACGCTGCCGGACGCGCCCACCGAGGTGCCCGGCACGCTCACCGAACTGTGGCGCGCGGCCAGCCCGGCCACCCCGGTCCCGGTGGCCGAGGGCACCGCGGTGGTCACCGGCAACGGCGGTGAGGTCGCCGGCCGCGACCCGATGACCGGCCAGGTGCGCTGGCGCTACGCCCGCGACCTGCCGCTCTGCACGGTCGCCGGTGCCTGGTCGAAGGCGGTGGCGCTGTACCACAAGGACGTCAACTGCAGCGAGGTCACGCAGCTCGACCCCGGCACCGGGAAGCGCACGGCGCTGCGCAACGGGGACGCCGAACTCGGCACGCAGCTGATCGACGACGGCTCGTACGTGACCACGACCGGCACCAAGCTGCTCAACACCTGGCGTGACGACCTGGTGCGCAGCATGGAGTACGGCGAGGTCCCGGCGCTGATGAACCCGAACAAGCAGCCGCGCACCGGCTGCACGTACTCGTCGGTGGCCGCCGGTTCGGGCAAGGTCGGCGTGGTCGAGCAGTGCCCGGCGGACCCGGCCGACCGGCTGACCCTGATGAAGGCGACGCCCAAGGAGAGCGACCAGCCCGAGGTCTCCTACAGCTCGGTCACCGCCGGGCGCGGGGTCCGGCTGGTGGCGATCTCCGGTGACTCCACCGCGGTGGCGTTGCCGGAGCAGAACCTGCTGGTCATCTACGACCAGGACGGCAACCAGCGCACCGCCTACCCGCTGGAGCTGCCGCCGGCCGACCGCGGTGCACCGCAGGGCAAGGTGCAGCCGGTGACCAAGAGCACCGGCGGCTTCTACTGGTTCACCGGCTCGAAGACGGTGGCGCTGAGCCGGGACAACCTGAGTCCACTGTGGACGTTGAACGGCACGCTGGGCCCGGCGGTCGGCTTCGCCGGTCAGCTGGTGGTGCCGGTGCCCGGTGGGCTGGCGGTGATCGAAGAGGCCACCGGCCGCACGATCCGCACCATCGGCGTGGACCGGCACGGTTACGCCGGCCCGGTGCGGCTCGCCGCACTCGGCCCGGTCCTGCTGGAACAACGCGGCGACACGCTCGCCGCACTGCGTTAG
- a CDS encoding DEAD/DEAH box helicase — translation MPATDPSHPLQAGAPVEPEAPTFAEFGVRPEIVRALAESGIERTFAIQSLTLPLAMAGDDLIGQARTGMGKTLGFGVPLLHRIVTPGDGTPQALIVVPTRELCLQVARDLTDAGKHLGIRTLAIYGGRPYEPQIAALRKGIDVVIGTPGRLLDLAEQQHLVLGKVRNLVLDEADEMLDLGFLPDIERILGMVPDERQTMLFSATMPGPIITLARTFLPQPTHIRAEENDAGAVHERTTQFVYRAHSLDKTELIAKILQAEGRGLCMIFTRTKRTAQKVADELAERGFAAAAVHGDLGQGAREQALRAFRSGKIDVLVATDVAARGIDVTDVTHVINYQTPEDEKTYVHRIGRTGRAGKTGVAVTLVDWDEEARWKFISDTLGLDKPEPVETYSTSKHLFSDLGIPEDASGRLPLAKRTRAGLSAEPEENLGGKRRGRSETETPVKRTRRPRRRTRGGADAAAAIEAADAAKTTGEGSAEGKTEDRPRRRRTRGGSKPEGDASATNEKPESAAGENGERPARRRRRRRAGAPANTADTSASAE, via the coding sequence CTGCCGGCGACCGACCCGTCCCACCCGCTCCAGGCAGGCGCCCCGGTCGAGCCGGAGGCCCCCACGTTCGCCGAGTTCGGCGTCCGCCCGGAGATCGTGCGCGCGCTCGCCGAGAGCGGGATCGAGCGCACCTTCGCCATCCAGTCGCTGACGCTGCCGCTGGCGATGGCCGGCGACGACCTGATCGGCCAGGCGCGGACCGGCATGGGCAAGACCCTCGGCTTCGGCGTGCCGCTGCTGCACCGGATCGTCACCCCCGGCGACGGCACCCCGCAGGCACTGATCGTGGTGCCGACCCGTGAGCTGTGCCTCCAGGTCGCGCGCGACCTCACCGACGCGGGCAAGCACCTGGGCATCCGCACGCTGGCCATCTACGGCGGCCGCCCGTACGAGCCGCAGATCGCCGCCCTGCGCAAGGGCATCGACGTGGTCATCGGCACCCCCGGCCGCCTGCTCGACCTCGCCGAGCAGCAGCACCTGGTGCTCGGCAAGGTGCGCAACCTGGTGCTGGACGAGGCCGACGAGATGCTCGACCTCGGCTTCCTGCCGGACATCGAGCGCATTCTCGGCATGGTCCCCGACGAGCGTCAGACCATGCTGTTCTCGGCCACCATGCCGGGCCCGATCATCACGCTGGCCAGGACGTTCCTGCCCCAGCCGACGCACATCCGCGCCGAGGAGAACGACGCGGGCGCGGTGCACGAGCGCACCACCCAGTTCGTCTACCGGGCGCACTCGCTGGACAAGACCGAGCTGATCGCCAAGATCCTGCAGGCCGAGGGCCGCGGGCTGTGCATGATCTTCACCCGCACCAAGCGCACCGCGCAGAAGGTCGCCGACGAACTGGCCGAGCGCGGCTTCGCCGCCGCGGCCGTGCACGGTGACCTCGGCCAGGGCGCCCGCGAGCAGGCGCTGCGCGCGTTCCGGTCCGGCAAGATCGACGTGCTGGTGGCCACCGACGTCGCCGCCCGCGGCATCGACGTCACCGACGTCACGCACGTGATCAACTACCAGACGCCCGAGGACGAGAAGACCTACGTGCACCGCATCGGCCGCACCGGCCGCGCCGGCAAGACCGGCGTCGCGGTCACCCTGGTCGACTGGGACGAGGAAGCGCGCTGGAAGTTCATCTCCGACACGCTCGGCCTGGACAAGCCGGAGCCGGTGGAGACCTACTCCACCTCGAAGCACCTGTTCAGCGACCTCGGCATCCCGGAGGACGCGTCCGGCAGGCTGCCGCTGGCCAAGCGCACCCGCGCCGGGCTGTCGGCCGAGCCGGAGGAGAACCTCGGCGGCAAGCGCCGCGGCCGCTCCGAGACCGAGACCCCGGTCAAGCGCACCCGCCGCCCGCGCCGCCGCACCAGGGGCGGGGCCGACGCGGCCGCCGCGATCGAGGCCGCCGACGCCGCCAAGACCACCGGTGAGGGGTCCGCCGAAGGCAAGACCGAGGACCGGCCGCGCCGCCGCCGCACCCGCGGTGGCAGCAAGCCGGAGGGCGACGCCTCGGCCACCAACGAGAAGCCCGAATCCGCGGCCGGTGAGAACGGGGAGCGCCCGGCGCGCCGCCGTCGCCGCCGCCGCGCCGGTGCCCCGGCCAACACGGCCGACACATCGGCTTCGGCAGAATGA
- a CDS encoding ferritin-like fold-containing protein, with translation MTDGKDKISEGVVDLLGVLAYGELSAFDRLAEDARSAPTLGGRAALSTMAAAEIGHYQQLSEYLSRHGVTVERAMEPFVRPLDAWHASTAPKSWLESLVKAYVGDGLAADLYREIAHWLDPETKDLVLTVLADTGHSAFAEQEVAAAIQADRTQRDKLALWGRRLLGEALTQAQYVVAERDGLAELIVSGSGDLSGIAQLFRRLQQGHTKRMQVLGLG, from the coding sequence GTGACCGACGGAAAAGACAAGATCAGCGAGGGTGTCGTCGATCTGCTCGGGGTGCTCGCGTACGGCGAGCTGTCCGCGTTCGACCGGCTCGCCGAGGACGCGAGATCGGCGCCCACGCTGGGCGGGCGCGCCGCGTTGTCGACCATGGCGGCCGCCGAGATCGGGCACTACCAGCAGCTGTCGGAGTACCTCTCGCGGCACGGGGTGACGGTCGAGCGCGCGATGGAGCCGTTCGTCCGGCCGCTGGACGCCTGGCACGCTTCGACGGCCCCGAAATCGTGGCTGGAATCACTGGTGAAGGCCTACGTCGGTGACGGGCTGGCGGCCGACCTGTACCGCGAGATCGCGCACTGGCTGGACCCGGAGACCAAGGACCTGGTGCTCACCGTGCTGGCCGACACCGGGCACTCGGCCTTCGCCGAGCAGGAGGTCGCCGCGGCCATCCAGGCCGACCGCACCCAGCGCGACAAACTGGCCCTGTGGGGACGGCGGCTGCTCGGCGAGGCGCTGACCCAGGCCCAGTACGTGGTCGCCGAGCGTGACGGGCTCGCCGAGCTGATCGTCAGCGGATCGGGTGACCTGTCCGGGATAGCGCAGCTGTTCCGGCGGCTCCAGCAGGGTCACACCAAGAGAATGCAGGTCCTCGGGCTCGGTTAG
- a CDS encoding DUF3107 domain-containing protein produces the protein MEVKIGIKDTPRELVVSSGQSAEEVEKLVSEAINAADGLFRISDDKGRKFLVPADRIAYVEIAPNDVRKVGFAVGA, from the coding sequence GTGGAGGTCAAGATCGGCATCAAGGACACCCCACGCGAGCTCGTGGTGTCCAGCGGCCAGTCCGCCGAGGAGGTGGAGAAGCTGGTGTCGGAGGCCATCAACGCCGCCGACGGGCTGTTCCGCATCTCCGACGACAAGGGCCGCAAGTTCCTGGTGCCCGCCGACCGCATCGCGTACGTCGAGATCGCGCCGAACGACGTGCGCAAGGTCGGCTTCGCCGTCGGCGCATAG
- a CDS encoding DUF418 domain-containing protein yields the protein MLDEAQTLLPGTRTLRLTGVDVARGVAVLGMYAVHVGPHPAHGGLNLAFLPFEGRSAALFAVLAGVSIALMSGGEVPKTGRPWARVVLRLLTRAPLLIALGLFLTNLHTGYLIILAYYGACFVLAIPFLRLGIPALIAGAAFCATVMPFLSFAIRSHVAPRDLVLWIPDATIETFSTASFDYILQVLLLTGTFPAVSLMAYLFAGMAIGRMNLRSELVCRRLVAGGAITAAVAYTLSWLATDVLGGREEIYRSLIPAATAAGMSPAEFYELNVNQSFGTPPTTTLAWEFVANGHSYTPFDLVGCIGVSAVVIGGCMLLSRRWGRLLRPVADLGSIALTAYAGHFVAIWWFFREKDAFSLTHWLWFGGVALVFAVAWKKWIGRGPLEWVLHQASKWPGKLIPPGAP from the coding sequence GTGCTCGACGAAGCTCAGACCCTCCTGCCCGGTACGCGCACCCTGCGGTTGACCGGCGTCGACGTCGCCAGGGGCGTCGCGGTGCTCGGCATGTACGCGGTGCACGTCGGCCCCCATCCCGCGCACGGCGGGCTGAACCTGGCGTTCCTGCCGTTCGAAGGGCGGTCCGCGGCCCTGTTCGCGGTGCTCGCCGGGGTGTCGATAGCGCTGATGTCCGGCGGCGAGGTGCCGAAGACCGGGCGGCCGTGGGCGCGGGTGGTGCTCCGGCTGCTGACCAGGGCGCCGCTGCTGATCGCGCTCGGGTTGTTCCTGACCAACCTGCACACCGGGTACCTGATCATCCTGGCCTACTACGGGGCCTGCTTTGTGCTGGCGATCCCGTTCCTGCGGCTCGGCATCCCGGCGCTGATCGCCGGTGCCGCGTTCTGCGCGACGGTGATGCCGTTCCTGTCGTTCGCGATCCGCTCGCACGTCGCGCCGCGTGACCTGGTGCTGTGGATCCCGGACGCGACGATCGAGACGTTCAGCACCGCGTCGTTCGACTACATCCTGCAGGTGCTGCTGCTGACCGGGACGTTCCCGGCGGTGAGCCTGATGGCCTACCTCTTCGCCGGGATGGCGATCGGCCGGATGAACCTGCGGTCCGAGTTGGTCTGCCGTCGCCTGGTCGCGGGCGGCGCGATCACCGCGGCGGTGGCGTACACGCTGTCCTGGCTGGCCACGGACGTGCTGGGCGGGCGCGAGGAGATCTACCGCTCACTGATCCCGGCGGCGACCGCGGCCGGGATGAGCCCGGCGGAGTTCTACGAGCTGAACGTGAACCAGTCGTTCGGCACGCCGCCAACCACGACGCTGGCCTGGGAGTTCGTCGCGAATGGACACTCGTACACGCCGTTCGACCTGGTCGGCTGCATCGGCGTGTCGGCGGTGGTGATCGGCGGGTGCATGCTGCTGTCGCGGCGCTGGGGCCGGCTGCTGCGGCCGGTGGCGGACCTGGGGTCGATCGCGCTGACCGCGTACGCCGGGCACTTCGTGGCGATCTGGTGGTTCTTCCGGGAGAAGGACGCGTTCAGCCTGACGCACTGGCTGTGGTTCGGCGGGGTCGCCCTGGTTTTTGCGGTCGCCTGGAAGAAGTGGATCGGGCGGGGGCCGCTGGAATGGGTGCTGCACCAGGCCTCGAAGTGGCCGGGAAAGCTGATTCCGCCGGGCGCTCCCTAG
- a CDS encoding DUF4873 domain-containing protein, whose translation MSEHEHDDEDGYTGDATLVVGETELAVKVQLRGHFQPIDGYYHWYGRIGASAELSELLGGKKTKAELRTPEGSAACELSDPDPWDRYRVMGTSTPPFHVPKSLEEIEAATA comes from the coding sequence GTGAGCGAGCACGAACACGACGACGAAGACGGCTACACCGGCGACGCGACCCTGGTGGTCGGGGAGACGGAGCTGGCCGTGAAGGTCCAGCTGCGGGGCCACTTCCAGCCGATCGACGGCTACTACCACTGGTACGGCCGGATCGGCGCCTCGGCCGAGCTGTCCGAACTGCTCGGCGGGAAGAAGACGAAGGCGGAACTGCGCACGCCGGAGGGCTCGGCCGCGTGTGAACTGTCCGATCCGGACCCGTGGGACCGGTACCGCGTCATGGGCACCAGCACCCCGCCCTTCCACGTGCCGAAGTCGCTCGAAGAAATCGAAGCCGCCACCGCGTAG
- a CDS encoding TetR/AcrR family transcriptional regulator, translated as MVGRVKRNSKQASKQPSSAEAETGDARRDRWRKHRIARRAEFVEAALRALDEHGPDLGMEHVAAEAGVTKPVLYRHFEDKADLFVALGQRGTNILFERLIPAINAELAPLPRIRMALDAFFGVIEEHPNLYRLLARGSWPDKPVDSDVVAEDKELIATALTALLGDYMRMFNMDSGAAEPWAHGIVGLVQNTGEWWLERRSMSRDSVVEYLTQLIWAAIDGLLRQRGVVVDPNLPLEQNKVVQLARGKDETA; from the coding sequence ATGGTCGGCCGTGTCAAGCGCAACAGCAAGCAAGCCAGCAAGCAGCCCTCGTCCGCCGAGGCGGAGACGGGGGACGCCCGGCGCGACCGCTGGCGCAAGCACCGCATCGCCCGCCGCGCGGAGTTCGTCGAGGCGGCGCTGCGGGCGCTGGACGAGCACGGCCCCGACCTCGGGATGGAGCACGTCGCCGCGGAGGCTGGCGTGACCAAGCCGGTGCTGTACCGGCACTTCGAGGACAAGGCCGACCTGTTCGTGGCACTCGGCCAGCGCGGCACGAACATCCTGTTCGAGCGCCTGATCCCGGCGATCAACGCCGAACTGGCGCCGCTGCCGCGGATCCGGATGGCGCTGGACGCGTTCTTCGGCGTGATCGAGGAGCACCCGAACCTGTACCGGCTGCTGGCGCGCGGGTCGTGGCCGGACAAGCCGGTGGACTCGGACGTGGTCGCCGAGGACAAGGAACTGATCGCGACGGCGCTGACCGCGTTGCTCGGTGACTACATGCGCATGTTCAACATGGACTCGGGCGCCGCGGAACCGTGGGCGCACGGCATCGTCGGGCTGGTGCAGAACACCGGCGAATGGTGGCTCGAACGGCGGTCGATGAGCCGGGACAGCGTGGTCGAGTACCTGACCCAGCTGATCTGGGCGGCGATCGACGGGCTGCTGCGCCAGCGGGGCGTGGTGGTGGATCCGAACCTGCCGCTGGAGCAGAACAAGGTCGTGCAGTTGGCACGGGGAAAGGACGAGACGGCGTGA
- a CDS encoding AurF N-oxygenase family protein — protein MTRTLKDAGREKTAERLLKSSANKFYDPDVDIDWDAPLVPGKRYIPEHRSSLYGTELWEKLTPEQRIELGKHEVASVATTGLWFEILLMQMLLKEVYAADPTSSHAQYALTEVADECRHSTMFARMSARIGCPVYGPVPALRQLAKLMPAISYGPARYGAILVAEEVLDRLQREQMNDPEIQPLVRMVNRIHVLEEARHVTFAREEVTRGMAKLNRAELVYQQFLIAFISYFVTRSFINPNVYKAVGIRPRDGVEAALNNPNWHQTIGWAGDKIMPFLQEAGLVGKPGMYFWKKSFLLPAK, from the coding sequence ATGACGCGGACGCTCAAGGACGCGGGTCGGGAAAAGACCGCGGAACGACTGCTCAAGTCTTCGGCGAACAAGTTCTACGACCCTGACGTCGACATCGACTGGGACGCGCCGCTGGTGCCGGGCAAGCGCTACATCCCGGAGCACCGGTCGAGCCTCTACGGCACGGAACTCTGGGAGAAGCTGACGCCGGAGCAGCGCATCGAACTCGGCAAGCACGAGGTGGCCAGCGTGGCCACCACCGGGCTCTGGTTCGAGATCCTGCTGATGCAGATGCTGCTCAAGGAGGTCTACGCGGCGGACCCGACCAGCAGTCACGCGCAGTACGCGCTGACCGAGGTGGCCGACGAGTGCCGCCACTCGACGATGTTCGCGCGGATGTCCGCGAGGATCGGCTGCCCGGTGTACGGGCCGGTGCCCGCGCTGCGCCAGCTGGCCAAGCTGATGCCGGCGATCAGCTACGGTCCCGCCCGCTACGGCGCCATCCTGGTCGCCGAGGAGGTGCTGGACCGGCTGCAGCGCGAGCAGATGAACGACCCGGAGATCCAGCCGCTGGTGCGCATGGTGAACCGGATCCACGTGCTGGAGGAAGCCCGTCACGTGACCTTCGCGCGGGAGGAGGTCACCCGCGGCATGGCCAAGCTGAACCGGGCCGAGCTGGTCTACCAGCAGTTCCTGATCGCGTTCATCTCCTACTTCGTGACGCGCTCGTTCATCAACCCGAACGTCTACAAGGCGGTCGGCATCCGGCCGCGTGACGGGGTCGAGGCGGCGCTGAACAACCCGAACTGGCACCAGACCATCGGCTGGGCGGGCGACAAGATCATGCCGTTCCTCCAGGAAGCGGGCCTGGTCGGCAAACCGGGGATGTACTTCTGGAAGAAGTCCTTCCTCCTGCCGGCGAAATGA
- a CDS encoding alpha/beta fold hydrolase: MSAREFVTADGTRLHLELSGPPDAAVTLVLVHGWTQDLTCWEPVVQRLPGQRLLRYDHRGHGRSAPARPGTATIEQIADDLAEVLEAVVPDGPLVLAGHSMGGMTMMALAERHPELVSRRVAGVAFVATSSGEMNRLTLGLPGLAGRGVPRVEPRVRSLLERRRKDTLPGSPGFLAPFTRWLAFGRGAARADVLDVAAQALRAHPASIAGFLEAITRHDRRLALAALRGTPAVVLAGQLDRLCPVPHARVIAEELPDADFVYFPRAGHMLPYERADEVAARIRALLKVPVPAGV, encoded by the coding sequence ATGAGCGCGCGCGAATTCGTCACCGCCGACGGCACCCGGCTGCACCTCGAGCTGAGCGGGCCGCCGGACGCCGCGGTGACGCTGGTGCTGGTGCACGGCTGGACGCAGGACCTGACCTGCTGGGAGCCGGTGGTCCAGCGGCTGCCGGGGCAACGGCTGCTGCGTTACGACCACCGCGGGCACGGCAGGTCGGCGCCCGCGCGGCCGGGCACGGCGACGATCGAGCAGATCGCCGACGACCTGGCCGAGGTGCTCGAAGCGGTGGTGCCGGACGGGCCGCTGGTGCTGGCCGGGCACTCGATGGGCGGCATGACGATGATGGCGCTGGCCGAGCGTCATCCGGAACTGGTCTCGCGACGGGTGGCCGGGGTGGCTTTCGTGGCCACCTCGTCCGGCGAGATGAACCGGCTCACCCTGGGCCTTCCCGGCCTCGCCGGGCGAGGGGTGCCCAGGGTGGAACCGCGGGTGAGGAGCCTGCTCGAACGGCGTCGCAAGGACACCCTGCCCGGGAGTCCGGGGTTCCTGGCGCCGTTCACCCGCTGGCTCGCGTTCGGGAGGGGGGCGGCACGGGCGGACGTACTGGACGTCGCGGCACAGGCCCTGCGCGCGCATCCCGCGAGCATCGCGGGCTTCCTGGAGGCGATCACCCGGCACGACCGCCGGCTCGCGCTGGCCGCCCTCCGCGGCACGCCGGCGGTCGTGCTCGCCGGGCAGCTGGACCGGCTGTGCCCGGTGCCGCACGCCAGGGTGATCGCCGAAGAACTGCCGGACGCGGACTTCGTCTACTTCCCGCGGGCGGGGCACATGCTGCCCTACGAACGCGCCGACGAGGTCGCCGCGCGGATCCGCGCGCTGCTGAAGGTGCCGGTACCGGCCGGGGTGTGA
- a CDS encoding TetR/AcrR family transcriptional regulator, translated as MTEAAQSSPRTQVRLPRTERRAQLLTAAQRVFAANGYHAAAMDEIAEQAGVSKPVLYQHFPGKLDLYIALLESHVDELVRRVRAALDSTTDNKQRVPATVGAFFDFVNGDAGAFRMIFESDLRGEPAVQQAVDRATSASVDAITETITADAGLDEDRARLLAVGLVGLSQVSARFWLANHSSISREEAVALTSTLAWRGIGAGFPLQHHS; from the coding sequence ATGACGGAAGCGGCTCAAAGCAGCCCGCGAACGCAGGTTCGGCTGCCTCGCACGGAACGGCGGGCCCAGCTGCTGACCGCCGCCCAGCGCGTGTTCGCCGCCAACGGCTACCACGCGGCCGCGATGGACGAGATCGCCGAGCAGGCCGGGGTCAGCAAGCCCGTGCTCTACCAGCACTTCCCCGGCAAGCTCGACCTCTACATCGCGCTGCTGGAAAGCCACGTCGACGAGCTGGTGCGCCGGGTGCGGGCGGCGCTCGACTCCACCACGGACAACAAGCAGCGCGTGCCGGCCACCGTCGGCGCCTTCTTCGACTTCGTCAACGGCGACGCCGGTGCGTTCCGGATGATCTTCGAATCGGACCTGCGCGGTGAGCCCGCCGTGCAGCAGGCGGTGGACAGGGCGACCTCGGCGAGCGTGGACGCGATCACCGAGACCATCACCGCCGACGCCGGCCTCGACGAGGACCGCGCCCGGCTGCTGGCCGTCGGCCTGGTCGGGCTGAGCCAGGTCAGCGCCCGATTCTGGCTGGCCAACCACAGCTCGATCAGCCGGGAGGAGGCGGTCGCGCTGACCTCCACCCTGGCCTGGCGCGGCATCGGCGCCGGCTTCCCGCTCCAGCACCACTCGTAA
- a CDS encoding alpha/beta fold hydrolase, giving the protein MPPTTTNGRTPITHVPLTTTPLAPLDPHVVPWPGKTEEIGGIGLHLRRTPGADGTVAVYVHGLGGSSTNWTDLSALLAPFASGISVDLPGFGFSEPPAEFDFGLNSHAALLARFLEGLGKGPVHLLGNSMGGAIALLVAARRPDLVRTLTLISPAMPDRRVDHRRLSDPRMALAYLPFLGKRVRRALAALGPEERAKQVIKLCFADPDSFPAQRLAELAEEHSARAEFAWAAPAMARSTFGIFRAWFSRGPASLWAAAAEVTAPTLVVWGEKDRVISVRRASRTATLIPRARLLVLPRTGHVAQMERPNTVARAVLGMWERVEADAW; this is encoded by the coding sequence GTGCCGCCGACTACCACCAACGGCAGAACGCCGATCACCCATGTGCCGCTGACCACCACCCCGCTGGCGCCGCTCGACCCGCACGTGGTGCCCTGGCCAGGCAAAACCGAGGAAATCGGCGGGATCGGCCTGCATCTGCGCCGGACGCCGGGCGCGGACGGGACCGTCGCGGTCTACGTCCACGGCCTCGGCGGCTCGTCGACGAACTGGACCGACCTGTCGGCCCTGCTGGCCCCGTTCGCCAGCGGCATCTCGGTCGATTTGCCCGGTTTCGGCTTCTCCGAGCCACCCGCCGAGTTCGACTTCGGGCTCAATTCCCACGCCGCGCTGCTGGCCCGCTTCCTCGAGGGGCTCGGCAAGGGGCCGGTGCACCTGCTCGGCAACTCGATGGGCGGCGCCATCGCGCTGCTGGTCGCCGCGCGGCGACCGGACCTGGTGCGCACGCTCACCCTGATCTCACCGGCCATGCCGGACCGCCGGGTCGACCACCGCCGGCTGTCCGATCCCCGCATGGCGCTGGCCTACCTGCCGTTCCTCGGCAAGCGGGTCCGCCGGGCACTGGCCGCGCTCGGCCCGGAGGAGCGCGCGAAGCAGGTGATCAAGCTGTGCTTCGCCGATCCGGACTCCTTCCCGGCTCAGCGGCTCGCCGAACTCGCCGAGGAGCACAGCGCGCGGGCCGAGTTCGCCTGGGCGGCGCCCGCGATGGCCCGCAGCACCTTCGGCATCTTCCGCGCCTGGTTCAGCCGGGGCCCGGCTTCGCTGTGGGCGGCGGCGGCCGAGGTGACCGCGCCCACCCTGGTCGTCTGGGGGGAGAAGGACCGGGTGATTTCGGTGCGCCGCGCGTCACGGACGGCGACGCTGATCCCGCGTGCTCGGCTACTCGTCCTGCCACGAACGGGGCATGTGGCCCAAATGGAACGCCCGAATACCGTAGCGAGGGCGGTGCTGGGTATGTGGGAGCGTGTCGAAGCGGACGCCTGGTAA